Genomic segment of Prochlorothrix hollandica PCC 9006 = CALU 1027:
ACACCCGTGTTGAGATGCAAAAAGTTGAGATGCAAAAAAGAGCTGGAGGTTTGTCTGTAGAGGAAAGGAGTCTTGTAGAAATTTTTCATAGGTAGGTTTAGGCATACCTAGAGGCTCGGTCACCAGGGGTTCAGGTCTAGGAGTACTGATAACAGTCGCCAGAGGTTTACTTTTTACGGAGACGATAGGTAATGCGGCCCTTAGTCAGATCGTAGGGGGTTAGCTCCACTTTGACCCGATCGCCGGGAAGAATTTTGATGTAGTTACGCCGTATCTTGCCAGAAATGTGGGCTAGCACATTAAAGCCGTTATCGAGATCAACCCGAAACATGGCATTGGGAAGGGACTCTGTTACCGTACCTTCCATTTCAATGAGATCTTGTTTAGACAAGGATTATCGTCTCCTAAGGATGGGGATGAACTGGGATTAATCTCGGATTACAGGGAAATCCATGGTGGAAAACCCCTTGCGGGAGAAACCAGAATGCATCATTGCAACGGATTAAGGGTCTACAGCAGTCCGAGATGGGTTGTGTGGTGTGCGCCCGGAGGGTACACACTACACCAAGGGTTTCAGCCATTGAGATCCTGACAACTGATTTAGGATTGCTGTCTGCAAGATTTCGATAAGGGAAGAGAAACCCCGAACTAGACATTAAGCGGTCATCCTCGACCGGTGAGGATGACCCGTTGTTGACCCGTTGTTGACCTGTTGTTGACCCGTTGAAAAGTATCCAAAACAGCCAGCTTCGTCAGCTAGACAGCAACCCGCTGCTGAATGGCTTCCTGAATGCGGCGGGTCACCTCATCCACTTGAGCACTGCCATTAATGGAAACCAAGTGATTCCGAGACTCATAGAAATCAATCAACGGGGCAGTTTGATCCCGGTAAACCTGAAGGCGATTACGGACAACCGATTCTGAATCATCCTGGCGGCCTCGGCTCAACAGGCGACTAATCAAAATGTCATCGATCACATCTAGGTTGATGGCACAGTCAGAACTTTGACTAATATCGACCAAAATGCCATCTAGCGCCTGGGCTTGGGAGTAGTTGCGGGGAAAACCATCCAGGATCCAACCCTTTTGATCGGGGGTAAGCTGTTGGAGACTTTCTTTGACCAAACCGAGAACGACGGTATCAGGCACTAAATCTCCCTTGGCCATATAGGTGTTGGCTTCCTGGCCCAAAGGAGTGCCTTGGCGCACTGCCGATCGCAGGATTTCACCCGTGGAAATATGGGCAAGACTGAGGGACTCGGCAACAATGGCAGCCTGGGTACCTTTGCCGGCACCGGGTGGCCCTAAAAAAATCAAACGTGCCACTACTGCTTCACCATCCCTTCGTAACGTTGGGAGATCACATAGGTCTGCACCTGTTTAGCGGTATCAATGGCCACGCCCACCAAAATCAGTAGGGATGTGGCACCCAGACCCTGAAAGGTGGTAACCCGAGTCGCTCCTTCGACGATGGTGGGCACAATGGCAACCAAGCCTAGGAAAACGGCTCCCAAAAAGGTCAAGCGATTAATAATGCGGGAGATGTACTCACTGGTGGCCCGACCCGGACGCACACCGGGAATAGTCGCCCCCATACGCTTGAGGTTTTGGGACATATCAACGGGATTAACGACAAGGGAAGCGTAGAAATAACTAAAGAAGAGAATGGTGGTCAGGTAAAAGAGGTAGTAGGCCCAAGGCATAGAGCTGTTGGGACTTAAGTAACCCACCAGTTTAATTAAAAACTCGTTGTTGGTGGAGTTAGCCAGTTGCAGGGGTAGGAACAGAACAGCGGTGGCAAAAATGATGGGCATCACGCCGCCTTGGTTGAGCCGGAGGGGCAGATAGCTGCTCTTCTCGGCGTACATCCGTCGGCCCACTTGGCGTTTGGCGGAAATAATGGGGATCCGTCGTGTGCCTTCTTGAACGAAAACGATGCCGACGATCGTCACCAAAAAGACCAATGACAGGGTGATCACTCCCCCAACTACGGCTCGATCGCCGCTCTTTGCCAGTTCAATAGTTTGCCCCAAGGAACGAGGCAACACCGCCACAATGTTGACGAAAATCAACAGGGAAGCACCATTACCCAAGCCACCTTCGGTAATCACTTCACTGATCCACATTACAAACATCGATCCCGCCACAATGGCCAGAACCGTCTGCACAATAAAGCTAGGACCCGGTTGATAGGCAACCGCGTTGACCCACAGGGCAATCACCGTACCTTGAAGCATTGACCAGCCCAGGGCAACATAACGGGTAATTTGGGAAATCTTGCGACGGCCCGCTTCCCCTTCGTTCTTCTGTAAATCTTCTAAGGAGGGCAGTGCTGCGGTCAGCAATTGCATGATGATAGAAGCATTAATGAAGGGTAAAATCCCCAGGGCAAAGACCCCTAGGGCTGATAGGCCTCCCCCTGAAAAAATATCCAGGAAACCAATCACCCCACCAAAATTGCTATTTTGTAGACGCTCAGAAAACGCAACTCGATCGATACCGGGAACCGGTATGCGAGTACCCAGACGAACCAGAATTAACAGCCCGACGGTTACTAGCAGACGACCCCTAAGACCAGCGCCTTGGGCCATCTGCATGAAGGTTTCCTGGGCAGTCGGAGCTTTGCCACGACTAACAACCATAAAACAAATCCAAAATTGAAATTTCTATGGAATTCAGGGACACTGAGGCCCATAAAGCCCCAAGGCTGTCCCTACTCAATCACTTCACAACTGCCCCCAGCCGCTTCAATTTTGGCCTTGGCACTGGTGGTGAACGCAGCGGCTTGCACCTGAAGCGCGACACTCAGTTCCCCAGTTCCTAGGATTTTGAGGGGACCCTTGTGGGCAGTCAGAATACCGGCTTCCAGCAAAGACTCTAGGGTTACTAGAGTATTCGGAGCCAGATCCACCAGCTCTTTAATATTAATCGTAGTGTATTGCTTTCGATTAATAACCGTAAAGTGCTTCAGTTTGGGAATACGACGGTAAAGGGGCAATTGTCCCCCTTCAAACCCAGGACGGGTACTACGACCCGATCGGGATTTCTGACCCCGCATTCCAAAACCACAACTGGCTCCTTGGCCCGCAGCAATACCCCGACCGACTCGACGACGGCGCTTTTGGGAGCCAGCCTTCGGGCTAGCATCTTCAATACGCATAATGATTAGTCTCCCTAACTGTAGAGTTGTTCGAGGGAAATATCTCGCTCTTCTGCCACATCCTTGAAGGTGCGCAAATTGGCAAGGGCAGCAATGGCAGCGCGAGCATTGTTCAGGGGATTGCTGGACCCCAACTGTTTAGCCAAGATATTCTTGACCCCCGCGAGTTCTAATACAGTGCGCACAGCGCCCCCGGCAATAACCCCGGTTCCTGGAGCCGCAGGACGCATCAGAACCTTAGCCGCGCCACCTCGGCCAACGGAGAGTTGGGGGATGGAACTGCTTTTGGTCAGGGGCACATCCACTAGGTGCTTCTTACCATCGGAGACCCCTTTTTTGACGGCTCCGATCACGTCGTTGGCCTTGCCCACGCCGACACCCACCTGTCCCCTTTCATTGCCGATAACCACAATGGCACGGAAGCTAAGTTTTTTACCCCCCTTAACCACCTTGGTGACTCGGCGAATTTGTACGACTCGCTCTTGCCACTCTGTTTCCTTTTCGCGAGTACGGTTTGCCTTTTTACGGTTTGCCATAACGTTCCTTGTTGAAGCCAATGTGTGCCAACCTAGTGCGTCGTCCCCACCTAGGGTTCTAGAATTGCAGACCCGCCGATCGGGCTGCTTCTGCTAGGATTTTGATCCGACCATGGTAAAGGTTTCCCCCCCGATCGAAGACAACAGTCTCAATGCCTTTTTCGATCGCCCGCTGGGCAATTAATTGACCCACCTTTTCCGAGGCAGAACAATTTGCTCCCGTTGCCAAGGACTCCCGCAACTCTGCATCCAAACTAGAGGCTGCAACTAAGGTGTGGTGGGCGCTATCGTCAATAACCTGAGCATAGATGTGGTTGTTGGAGCGAAAGACGGACAAGCGAGGACGCTCTGCGGTACCAACCACCACCTGGCGAATGCGACGGTGTCTGCGCTCGATGGATTCCCGACGTGTCAGTTTCATGGTTATTTCTTCCCTGTCTTGCCAGCTTTACGGCGGATTTTCTCATCAGCATACCGAACACCCTTGCCCTTATAAGGCTCTGGGGGACGGGCATCCCGAATCGTAGCAGCTACATTACCCACCAATTCCTTATCAATGCCGGAAACAGTAATATTCGTGTTACCTTCCACGGCGAACTGAATACCACTGGGAGGATCCATTTCTACAGGATGACTATAGCCAAGGCTCAACACCAGTTTTTGCCCTTGGACTTGGGCACGATAACCCACACCCGTAATGGCGAGGCGTTTGCTATAACCCTGGGACACACCCTCAACCATATTGGCTACTAAGGTACGGCAGAGTCCGTGGCGCTCCCGTGCGATCCGGGACTCATCAAATCGACTGACGGTAATGGTGTTATCGCTTTGGGCGATGACAATACCCCAGGGCAAAAGCCGCGAAAGTTCCCCCTTGGGTCCTTTAACCGCTACATGCCGACCCTCGATGGTGACTGCCACCTTATCTGGAATTGGAATCGGACGTTTGCCAATTCGAGACACAATCAATCCCTCCTTCTGAGATTCATAAACATGGTTACTGCTGCGTCAGATTAATCAAGCTTGGTTAAGCCTTACCAGACGTAGCACAAAACCTCTCCGCCAACCCCTTGGCGACGGGCTTCCCGATCGGTCATGATGCCTTGGGATGTGGAAATAATGGCAACCCCAATACCACCCAAAACCTTGGGCAATTCTTTACGGTTGGCATAGACCCGTAAACCAGGACGGCTGACACGCTTGAGCACCTTAATGGTGGGCTGGCGATTTTTACCTTTGTATTTAAGCGAGATAACTAAATTCCGCTTAATCCCTTCCCCTTCCTCATCAAAGCTCACAATAAAGCCTTCACTCTGCAACACTTGGGCAATGCTGCGGGTCATCCGTGTGCATGGCACCAGGGTTGTTTGGTGACGCGCCAAATTAGAATTTCGGATGCGCGTCAGCATGTCTGCAATTGGATCATTAACCGCCATAGTTTCCTTTTAGCCTCGCTGAAATCACCTCAATTATCCCGAAAGGGCATTCCCATTTCCCGGAGGAGCGCACGACCTTCTTCATCAGTTTTGGCCGTGGTTACAATGGAAACATCCATGCCGCGAATTTGGTCGATGGTGTCGTAGCTTATTTCTGGAAATAGCAACTGTTCCCGGAGGCCGAGGGTATAGTTACCTCGCCCATCGAAACTACGGGGGCTGACACCTCGAAAGTCTCGAATTCGGGGAAGGGAAAGGTGAATGAGACGCTCCAAGAAAGCATACATTCGCGCACCCCTTAGGGTCACCATGATGCCCACAGGCATTCCTTCGCGAATTTTAAAACCAGCAATGGCTTTCTTGGCTCGGGTTACCACGGGCTTCTGACCCGTAATAACAGCAATCTCCGCCAAGGACGATTCCAGAGCTTTGGAATTGTTGGATGCATCTCCCAGACCGCGATTGATGGTCACTTTGACCAGTTTGGGAACTTGATGAATATTGCCGTAACCAAACTCCTCTGTCAGTTTGGGGACAATCGTTGTGAGATATTGCTCTTTGAGTTGGGTCATTGTGGGCTTAGCCATGAACGAATTGCGAGCCAGATTAACGGGAGATGAGCTATCTCCCAACATCAATCAATAGTTTCTCCAGTTTTCTTGAGCACTCGTACCTTACGACCATCTTCAGTGACGGTGTGGCAAACACGGCTCGCGACTTTTTCTTTATTCGAGTAATGCATCACATTGGAGCTGTGAATGGGAGCTTCGCGGGTGTCAATCTGGCCAGACTCCCCTTCTTGGCGAGGCTTCACATGCTTGGTCTTGATGTTGACCCCCGTCACCACCACCTGGCTAGTGGCCGGAAAGGCTGCAATCACCTCGCCCACTTTGCCTTTATCACGACCTGAGATCACCTGAACGGTGTCCCCTTTCTTGACATGCATAGTGTGGCGGACAGGTTGCTTTTGGGATTTCTTCGCCATTAGATAACCTCCGGTGCAAGGGAGACGATTTTCATATAGTTACGATCGCGCAATTCGCGGGCAACCGGACCAAAAACACGGGTACCTTTCGGATTACCGTCATTATTAATGAGCACGGCTGCATTATCGTCAAACCGAATACTCATACCACTCTCTCGGCGCAAGCCCTTGCGGGTCCGGACAATGACAGCCCTCACCACATCAGACTTTTTAATGGGCATATTGGGAATGGCATCTTTGACCACAGCAATGACCACATCGCCAATGCCGGCGTAGCGGCGGTTGCTGCCCAAGACTCGAATACACATCAGTTTCCGAGCACCGCTGTTATCGGCCACATTGAGATAAGTTTCCTGTTGAATCATGGCTTTACTCCTTAAGGGGCACTGGAACGATCTAAGATTTCTGCCACCTGCCACCGCTTGGTGCGGCTCAACGGACGGGTTTCTCGAATGCGAACACGATCGCCCACATGGCATTCATTGTTCTCATCATGGGCTTTGTAACGTTTAGTTCGGATAACAATTTTGCCGTACTTGGGATGGGCATTGCGGTTTTCCACAGCCACAACAATGGTTTTATCCATCTTGTCACTGACCACCAGCCCAACGCGCTCTTTTACCGCCATGGAACGTTTCTCCGCTTTTCTGATACCTAGTAACTCAACAGCCCGGACACCTGTTTTGACTGGACTCCTGTTGCTGCTAAACAGTGGAGCACTAGTGAACAGATACGGGCGTAATTGGGGATCCCCCCCAAGGGTCCAGAGCAGCCTTAAGACTCTGGCGTAGCCACCGCTTCCCCAGCCCCAGGAGAGACCTGAGCCAGTTGCCGCTCCCGTTCCACTGTCATCAGTTGAGCGAGGCGATGTTTAAGGTGCTGGAACTCATGATTGCGATTTTCCAGTTGCCGAGTTGCTTTCTGAAACCGCAGATCAAACAGCTTACGCTTTGCTTCTAGGATTTCTTTGTCCAGGGTTTCATCGCTGAGTTCCCGGATTTCCCGTGCCTTCGATAGGGCCATCTTTAGCTATCCTCCTGTGTGGGAGTTTCACGAACCACAAATTTAGTTTTGATAGGGAGCTTGTGGGACGCAAGGCGCATAGCCTCCTGGGCTGTGGCCAAGGCAATTCCCCCAACCTCAAACAAAATCCGCTCGGGCTTGACCACTGCCACCCAGAATTCTGGGTTCCCTTTTCCAGATCCCATGCGGGTCTCCGCAGGGCGCATGGTCACGGGCTTATCAGGAAAGACACGAATCCAGATTTTGCCACCCCGCCGGGTGTATCGGGTCATGGCACGACGGGCCGCTTCAATTTGACGGGCCGTCATCCAGCAAGGCTCCAGGGCTTTCAAACCATAGTCCCCAAAAGCCACGGTGTTACCCCGGCTAGCGGTGCCGCGCAACCGTCCGCGCTGCTGCTTACGAAACTTTGTACGTCTTGGGCTGAGCATGACAGGCTTTACTCCTCGTTGGAACGGTCTTCAAACTGCTGGCGGCGACGCTGCTGGCGACGACGAGGCTGAGCCGTCGGGGCGGTACTGGTTTCCTCTTGTCCGGGAATAATCTCGCCTTTGAACACCCACACCTTCACACCCAAGACCCCATAGGTGGTCTGGGCAATGCGGTAGGAATAGTCAATGTCGGCCCGGAGGGTGTGGAGGGGAACCCGGCCTTCCCGAGTCCATTCGGTACGGGCAATTTCTGCGCCGTTCAAGCGGCCACTGACTTGGATTTTGATGCCCAAAACCCCTGCCCGTTGTGCCCGCTGCATGGCTTGGCGCACAACTCTACGGAAGGACACCCGACGCTCTAGCTGCTGGGCGATATACTCCCCAATTAACGCAGCATCGGCATCGACCCGCTCCACTTCGACCACATTGATGCGAATCTGGCGATCGCTGCCCCCCAACTGTTTCTGAAGACCTTGGCGGAGGGACTCAATGCCCGCTCCCCCACGACCCACCACAACCCCAGGACGGGCTGTGCGAATTTCCAGATCAATCTGGTCTGCTTTACGCTCAATGCGAATTCCTGACAATCCAGCATTACTCAAGGTTTTTTCGATATAACCCCGGATTTTATAGTCTTCCTGGAGCAACCCAGGATAACGCTTGGGGTCAGCAAACCACTGGGAGCGATGCTCTTGGGTAATGCCGAGGCGTAAACCAATTGGATGAATTTTCTGTCCCACGAACCTCTGATCTCCTGCTTTAGACGGTGCAAATGGCTGGTACTGTACGGCAAACCTGACGACACCTAGACCAAAATCCTGACGGTAATTCAGGCCAAGGGGCAGGGCATACCGGGATTAGTCGTCCACGGAGGGGGCTACCGCTAACGTGATGTGACAGGTGGGCTTACGGATCTGGTAGGCACGACCTTGGGCACGGGGACGATAGCGCTTCAGCACTGGCCCTTGATCAGCAAAGGCTTTGCTAACCACTAAGGTGGCGGGATCTAAACCCAAATTGTGTTCCGCATTAGCCACCGCCGATCGCAGCACCTTGAGGATGGGATCACAGGCGCGATAGGGCATAAACTCCAGGAGAATTAATGCATCCCGATAGGTTTGTCCTCGAATCTGATCAAGAACACGCCGGACTTTCCGGGGAGAAGTTCGGATATAACGCCCACTCGCCTGGGCTTCTGATGTTGTATCAATTGCCATATTCAGTGTCCTAAGCTGTCAATGGAGTTTGGGCTAGGTTGATGGAGCAAAACGGGTATGTCGGAAGAATAAGGCTCTAAAAAGCCTTCAACATGGCCAGAACCGCACCGATCAACCCTATCGGTTCACCCGATCCTATCGCCCGCCCTTCTTATCTTTGATGTGTCCTTTAAAGGTGCGTGTTAGGGCAAATTCACCCAACTTATGGCCCACCATTTGCTCAGTCACATAAACCGGCACATGTTGCCGCCCATTGTGAACAGCGATGGTGTGACCAATCATCTGGGGCAAAATGGTAGAAGCCCGTGACCACGTTTTGATAACCTGTTTTTCGCCTTTGGCATTGAGCTTTTCCACCTTCTTCATGAGGTGGTCTGCCACAAATGGCCCTTTCTTAAGTGAACGTCCCATAGCTTGCCTCGAACATAATCACTGCATGAGGAGTAAAACTCGATGGGTAGGAAGGGGTTTAAATCCTTCCCACCGCTGCACCTTAGGATTCGCGACCTCCCCGACCGCGTTTCGAGGAGCGACGACGACGACGTAGGATGTACTTATTGCTGTGCTTATTCTTTTTACGGGTTTTATACCCTAAAGCAGGCTTACCCCAAGGGGTCACGGGTCCCGATCGGCCAATGGGAGCACGACCCTCACCACCCCCATGGGGGTGATCGACAGGGTTCATGACACTGCCTCGCACTTGGGGACGACGGCCCAACCAGCGCTTCCGTCCAGCCTTACCAAGGCGGGTATTCCGATCTTCAGCATTGCCCACTTGGCCGATGGTGGCGTAGCATTCCTTGCGGATCAAACGCACTTCGCCAGAGGGTAACTTGAGGGCAACATAGTTCCCCTCTTTGGCCACCACCTGGGCGGAAGTCCCTGCGGCTCGAACAATTTGGCCTCCCTTACCCGCCACCAGTTCCACATTGTGGACGGCGGTTCCTAGGGGAATGGCATACAAGGGAAGCGCATTACCCACCTCAATGGGGGAGTTCTCTCCCGCCATGATTTCAGTTTCGACAGCTAAACCCGTGGGGTGCAAGATATAGCGTTTTTCGCCATCTTGGTACTGAACCAAGGCAATGCGGGCGTTACGGTTAGGATCATATTCCACCGTCAGCACCTTGGCAGGCATCTCTCGCTTATCGCGACGGAAGTCAATGATACGGTAGCGGCGCTTATGGCCACCCCCCCGATGTCGGCAGGTGATAACCCCTCGGTTATTACGTCCCTTGGGACGATGCCGGGATTTGGTGAGGGATTTCTCCGGCTTGCTGGCGGTGAGTTCAGCAAAGTCGGCTACAGTCCGCTCCCGAGTTCCGGGGGTATAAGGTCGATATATACGGATGCCCATCGTTCAAAACTTGAGTTGGTTGACGGTAACTGGGGGGAATTTTCCTCTGGGGAGGTTTAAACCTCGGGGAAGAGGATAATTTCATCCTCTGGAGCAAGGCGTACGATCGCCCGCTTATATCGGGGTTTATACCCCATAAAACGTCCAACACGACGGCGCTTAGGGGGATTGTTCATGGTGCTAATGCCCACGACTTTCACCTTAAACAGTTCTTGGATTGCCGCTTTAATTTCCGGCTTGGTAGCCCGACGATCGACTTCAAAAACATACTGGTTATAGCCCAGAAGCTGCGTCGCCTTTTCAGTGATCAAGGGTCGCTTGATCAAATCGGCTAAATGGCGAGAATCGTACTGAACCGGTGCCTTCGGCTTTGCTTTTCTAGTCACCATACACCTCCTGTAATTTTGTGAGGGCTGTAGCAGTCACCACAATGGTGTCTGCGTGAAGAACATCAAATACATTGAGGTTTTGGCTGGTGATCAGCCGAATGTTGGGAACATTGCGCACCGACAAATACACCGACTCTTGGCGCTCTGGCAAAATCAAAAGAATCTTGCTGTCGGCAGCCACACCCCAACGATCAAAGGCTGCGATCACCTCTTTTGTTTTGGGGGACGACAATTGCTCTGCAAAGTCTTGCACCACCACCAAATCTTCAGCGCGGCTATGGAAGGCGGTGCGAATGGCAAGCCGCCGTTCCTTACGGTTCATTTTGATGTTGTAGTCTTTGGGTTTGGGTCCAAAGGTGACACCCCCACCCGGTAATAACGGCGATCGGGTAGAACCCGCACGGGCACGCCCCGTTCCCTTTTGCCGCCACGGCTTACGACCACCACCCCGCACCTCAGACCGGGTCTTAGTAGACACCGTTCCCTGGCGGGCATTGGTCAACTGCCGCCGCAGCGCCCGGTGCACCACATGGGATGCATTCTCTTCCTTAGCAACCTTCAAATCCAGGGAAGCGGCACCCGCCTCTTCTCCCTGCCAATTACGAACGACACATTCAACCATAACGTTTGCCTCTCTTCGGAGCCGATTGATCCTGGCCTTGAACTACACCTAAAACAACAGGGTGGATAACTAGAAGGGTGCAATATTGAGCAATGCACCCGGTTTGCCAGGAACAGCACCTTTGATCAGCAAAACATTTTGCTCTGGATCAACTCTGACAATTTCCAACTTACGGATGGTAACGGTTTTGTTACCCAATTGACCCGCCATCCGCTTACCGGGATAAATACGCCCTGGGGTAGTCCCCGCCCCCGTGGAACCGGGCAAGCGATGGTTCTTAGAACCGTGGCTCATGGGTCCTCGGGCAAAATTGTGGCGCTTTTGATAGCCTGCAAAACCACGACCAATGCTCTTACCGGTGACATTGACCAGTTGACCGGCCTCAAACATATCCACCGTTAAGGTTTGACCCAACTCAAAGGCTAGTGGCTCAGCCACCCGGTACTCTTTGAGGTGCTTTAGGGGAGGGGCACCCGATTTTTGGAGGTGGCCCAGGGTCGGCTTATTCACTAACTTTTCGCGGACTTCGTGATAACCCACCTGGATGGCTTCATAACCATCAGTTTGCTTGGTTTTCACCTGAGTAACCCTGCAAGGACCCGCTTGGACGACCGTAATGGGTATGGCCTTGCCGTTTTCGTCAAAAATTTGGGTCATGCCCAATTTTGTGCCGAGAATACCAACAGACACAGCTCTGCATCTCCCTTGTTCAGACAGATCAACAACTTGGATTCCTACCATATTGCCGCCGCCATCCCCAAGATGAGATGCAGGAGCCGGGACAACATCGGGTAGTCTGAAGCGTAGGGGCACCGACCCACTACCTCCAGGGATCCGGAAGCGTTAGCGAGATCAGCCAT
This window contains:
- a CDS encoding 50S ribosomal protein L23 encodes the protein MVTRKAKPKAPVQYDSRHLADLIKRPLITEKATQLLGYNQYVFEVDRRATKPEIKAAIQELFKVKVVGISTMNNPPKRRRVGRFMGYKPRYKRAIVRLAPEDEIILFPEV
- the rplD gene encoding 50S ribosomal protein L4, which translates into the protein MVECVVRNWQGEEAGAASLDLKVAKEENASHVVHRALRRQLTNARQGTVSTKTRSEVRGGGRKPWRQKGTGRARAGSTRSPLLPGGGVTFGPKPKDYNIKMNRKERRLAIRTAFHSRAEDLVVVQDFAEQLSSPKTKEVIAAFDRWGVAADSKILLILPERQESVYLSVRNVPNIRLITSQNLNVFDVLHADTIVVTATALTKLQEVYGD
- the rplC gene encoding 50S ribosomal protein L3 codes for the protein MSVGILGTKLGMTQIFDENGKAIPITVVQAGPCRVTQVKTKQTDGYEAIQVGYHEVREKLVNKPTLGHLQKSGAPPLKHLKEYRVAEPLAFELGQTLTVDMFEAGQLVNVTGKSIGRGFAGYQKRHNFARGPMSHGSKNHRLPGSTGAGTTPGRIYPGKRMAGQLGNKTVTIRKLEIVRVDPEQNVLLIKGAVPGKPGALLNIAPF
- the rplB gene encoding 50S ribosomal protein L2, with amino-acid sequence MGIRIYRPYTPGTRERTVADFAELTASKPEKSLTKSRHRPKGRNNRGVITCRHRGGGHKRRYRIIDFRRDKREMPAKVLTVEYDPNRNARIALVQYQDGEKRYILHPTGLAVETEIMAGENSPIEVGNALPLYAIPLGTAVHNVELVAGKGGQIVRAAGTSAQVVAKEGNYVALKLPSGEVRLIRKECYATIGQVGNAEDRNTRLGKAGRKRWLGRRPQVRGSVMNPVDHPHGGGEGRAPIGRSGPVTPWGKPALGYKTRKKNKHSNKYILRRRRRSSKRGRGGRES